A genome region from Nicotiana tabacum cultivar K326 chromosome 13, ASM71507v2, whole genome shotgun sequence includes the following:
- the LOC107806188 gene encoding transcription elongation factor TFIIS — translation MEKELIELFETVKRAADAASVDGGADSSPEESRCIDVLKQLKKFPVNYQVLVSTQVGKRLRQLTKHPREKIQALASDVVQNWKNIIVRETLKNKNSNGVNGESVKDECPGATANEATKSQIANLVKVEKVSKVDNVKVERMTSKSDKAVKSESSFTVNVVKTEKSTASDSVKVEKISKDGKLSSNVASVAPPKLGALIYCKDSVRDKVRELLAEALCKVSGEVDDDLRVEVNACDPNRVAVQVETAMFEKWGRSNGAQKFKYRSIMFNIKDPNNPDFRRKVLIGQIPPRSITELTPEEMASKERQKQNEKIKEKALFNSERGLPAQASTDKFKCGRCRKNQCTYYQMQTRSADEPMTTYVTCVNCQNRWKFC, via the exons ATGGAGAAAGAGCTAATTGAGCTGTTCGAGACGGTAAAACGAGCCGCCGATGCAGCTTCTGTAGACGGCGGTGCAGATTCGTCGCCGGAGGAGAGTAGGTGCATTGACGTCTTGAAGCAGCTTAAGAAGTTCCCTGTCAATTATCAAGTCCTCGTATCTACACAG GTGGGTAAACGTCTTCGACAATTGACAAAACATCCGAGGGAGAAGATCCAGGCTTTGGCATCTGATGTGGTTCAGAACTGGAAGAATATAATCGTAAGAGaaactttgaaaaataagaacAGCAATGGAGTAAATGGGGAATCTGTAAAAGATGAATGTCCCGGTGCTACTGCTAATGAAGCCACTAAATCTCAGATAGCCAATTTGGTGAAGGTTGAAAAAGTGTCAAAGGTTGATAATGTAAAAGTTGAGAGGATGACCTCAAAATCTGATAAAGCAGTGAAGTCAGAAAGTTCGTTTACAGTTAATGTTGTGAAGACTGAAAAGAGTACTGCTTCTGATAGTGTAAAAGTTGAGAAGATATCAAAAGATGGGAAATTGAGCTCTAATGTGGCAAGTGTTGCTCCGCCAAAGTTGGGCGCTCTAATTTATTGCAAGGACTCTGTGAGGGACAAAGTTCGGGAACTCCTTGCAGAGGCTTTGTGCAAAGTCTCAGGCGAAGTAGATGACGATTTGAGGGTTGAGGTAAATGCATGTGATCCGAATAGAGTTGCAGTTCAAGTGGAGACTGCAATGTTTGAGAAGTGGGGTAGATCTAATGGTGCCCAGAAGTTCAAGTATAGGTCTATAATGTTCAATATCAAGGATCCAAACAATCCAGATTTCCGGAGAAAAGTCCTTATAGGACAGATTCCTCCTCGTAGTATTACTGAACTGACGCCAGAAGAAATGGCAAGCAAAGAAAGGCAAAAGCAGAATGAGAAAATTAAAGAGAAAGCGTTATTCAATAGTGAACGTGGACTTCCTGCACAAGCTAGTACTGATAAGTTCAAGTGTGGTAGGTGTAGAAAGAATCAGTGCACCTACTATCAGATGCAAACTCGGAGTGCAGATGAACCTATGACCACGTACGTGACATGCGTGAACTGCCAAAATCGCTGGAAGTTCTGTTAA